From one Paractinoplanes brasiliensis genomic stretch:
- a CDS encoding LysM peptidoglycan-binding domain-containing protein — protein sequence MPRLGHGRSITEKTIDVAEAGLADAVTRDPAAFALVRRVDGQGFDFLFPELQEDAANLLPQTAAMPELLKRLGNAMVDTDTAGEDSPIPAAYTYFGQFVDHDITLEIQQGFGSATMEQLLDPAMTPLALAAIRNALLNQRTPALDLDSVYGLPAPHDPADGNKMLLGKVTLLPDPEPPAARPEGTEGDDFHDLPREPASPGNIEHDRAAVIGDPRNDENLIVAQLHVAFLRAHNALVEQGLSFSGARRVLRQHYQHVVVHDFLRRLAEPAIVDDIVANGNRWFDPLSEPSFMPLEFSVAGYRFGHSMVRAEYDFNSNFNTVGGIPATLELLFTFTALSGQVGGTPTLPENWIIQWHNIIGDDPTVMKARRLDPSLAAFKQNEFRALFALKNLQGETETPDLAARLAVRNLLRGYRLRLPTGQALAQHLGLPALTGPQILAAAGSDAQRTALKAGGFDTRTPLWYYVLAEARHVHNGERLGPVGSTLVAEVLLGLVRRSPDSILAQPGWSPSLPSAQTGKFELADLLRLAGVLPGTSKPQTHTVQPGDTLSGIAAAKLGDAERWPQIYALNQALIRDPDRITVGQVLLLPPKQPVGDIPRLHTVKRGDTLTAIAAAKLGNGNRWPEIFALNSAILTNPGRIIPGQVLILPKS from the coding sequence ATGCCACGACTGGGACACGGACGTTCCATCACCGAGAAGACCATCGACGTCGCCGAGGCCGGGCTGGCCGACGCCGTCACCCGCGATCCGGCCGCGTTCGCGCTCGTACGACGGGTGGACGGCCAGGGCTTCGACTTCCTGTTCCCGGAGCTGCAGGAGGACGCCGCCAACCTGCTGCCGCAGACCGCGGCCATGCCCGAGCTGCTCAAACGGCTGGGCAACGCCATGGTCGACACCGACACTGCGGGCGAGGACAGCCCGATCCCGGCGGCGTACACGTACTTCGGCCAGTTCGTCGACCACGACATCACCCTGGAGATCCAGCAGGGCTTCGGTTCGGCGACCATGGAGCAGCTGCTCGACCCCGCGATGACGCCGCTCGCGCTCGCGGCGATCCGCAACGCGCTGCTCAACCAGCGCACGCCCGCGCTCGACCTGGACAGCGTGTACGGGCTGCCCGCCCCGCACGACCCGGCCGACGGCAACAAGATGCTGCTGGGCAAGGTGACGTTGCTCCCGGACCCGGAACCGCCGGCGGCGCGACCGGAGGGCACGGAGGGCGACGACTTCCACGACCTGCCCCGCGAGCCGGCCAGCCCCGGCAACATCGAGCACGACCGGGCGGCCGTGATCGGCGATCCGCGCAACGACGAGAACCTGATCGTCGCGCAGCTGCACGTCGCCTTCCTGCGGGCGCACAACGCGCTGGTCGAGCAGGGGCTGTCGTTCTCCGGGGCGCGCCGGGTGCTGCGGCAGCACTACCAGCACGTGGTGGTGCACGACTTCCTCAGGCGCCTGGCCGAGCCCGCGATCGTCGACGACATCGTGGCCAACGGCAACCGCTGGTTCGACCCGCTGAGCGAGCCGTCGTTCATGCCGCTGGAGTTCTCGGTGGCCGGCTACCGGTTCGGGCACTCGATGGTGCGCGCCGAGTACGACTTCAACTCCAACTTCAACACCGTCGGCGGCATCCCCGCAACGCTCGAGCTGCTGTTCACCTTCACCGCGCTCAGCGGCCAGGTCGGCGGCACCCCGACGCTGCCCGAGAACTGGATCATCCAGTGGCACAACATCATCGGCGACGACCCCACAGTGATGAAGGCCCGCCGCCTCGACCCCAGCCTGGCCGCGTTCAAGCAGAACGAGTTCCGGGCGCTGTTCGCCCTCAAGAATCTGCAGGGCGAGACCGAGACCCCGGATCTGGCCGCACGATTGGCCGTACGGAATCTGTTGCGGGGTTATCGGCTGAGGTTGCCCACCGGTCAGGCCCTCGCCCAGCACCTCGGTCTCCCGGCGCTGACCGGGCCGCAGATCCTGGCCGCCGCGGGCAGCGACGCCCAGCGTACGGCGCTGAAGGCCGGTGGGTTCGACACCCGTACGCCGCTCTGGTACTACGTGCTGGCCGAGGCTCGGCACGTGCACAACGGCGAACGGCTGGGCCCGGTCGGCAGCACCCTGGTCGCCGAGGTGCTGCTGGGCCTCGTACGCCGGAGCCCTGACTCGATCCTGGCCCAGCCCGGCTGGAGCCCCTCACTGCCGTCGGCGCAGACCGGGAAGTTCGAGCTGGCCGACCTGCTGCGCCTGGCCGGGGTGCTGCCCGGCACGTCGAAGCCCCAGACCCACACGGTGCAGCCCGGCGACACCCTGAGCGGAATCGCCGCCGCGAAGCTCGGTGACGCCGAGCGCTGGCCGCAGATCTACGCGCTCAACCAGGCCCTGATCCGCGACCCCGATCGCATCACCGTCGGCCAGGTTCTGCTGCTACCCCCGAAGCAGCCGGTCGGCGACATCCCCCGCCTGCACACCG
- a CDS encoding LURP-one-related/scramblase family protein translates to MFVIRERFFSVGDDFDVLDEHGNKVFHVDGKVLSVRDKVVIEDPSGQEVATLHRHLVSLRPTYEIRIGGEKAAEVRKKLFTPFREKFTIDVPGPDDLEMKGDLLDHEYVIERGGEQVAAVSKRWLTIRDTYAVRITGGVEPLLIIGAVLALDLALEREKDKGKDDD, encoded by the coding sequence ATGTTTGTGATCAGGGAACGGTTCTTCTCCGTCGGCGACGACTTCGACGTGCTCGACGAGCACGGCAACAAGGTCTTCCACGTCGACGGGAAGGTGCTGAGCGTCCGCGACAAGGTCGTCATCGAGGACCCGTCCGGCCAGGAAGTGGCGACGCTGCACCGTCATCTGGTGTCGCTGCGGCCCACGTACGAGATCCGGATCGGCGGCGAGAAGGCGGCCGAGGTCCGTAAGAAGCTGTTCACGCCGTTCCGCGAGAAGTTCACCATCGACGTGCCCGGCCCCGACGACCTGGAGATGAAGGGGGACCTGCTCGACCACGAGTACGTCATCGAGCGCGGCGGCGAACAGGTGGCCGCGGTCTCCAAGCGCTGGCTGACCATCCGTGACACGTACGCGGTCCGCATCACCGGCGGTGTCGAGCCCCTGCTGATCATCGGCGCCGTGCTGGCCCTGGACCTGGCGCTGGAACGCGAGAAGGACAAGGGCAAGGACGACGACTGA
- a CDS encoding sulfite exporter TauE/SafE family protein has translation MRLWEVFALLGGGLAAGTVNAVAGGGSLITFPLLVGLGLPGVAANVSNALSVAPGYAAGAVASRPELGGQGRRIWSVVPTIVAGTLCGSSLLLFTPRSVFDVVVPFLLLLAAAMMAFQYRLKALAGSRSSGGSTAYVQIAVFLCGLYGGYFNAAMGLLLIAALALVLEEPLRRIGALKNVFSAVVGVTTVLTYSLFGPVNWAVVAVLAPATIVGGVIGARIALRLPSEALRWTIVVFAVAVAVILFAT, from the coding sequence ATGCGGCTCTGGGAAGTCTTCGCCCTGCTCGGTGGCGGCCTGGCGGCGGGCACGGTGAACGCCGTCGCCGGCGGCGGGTCGCTGATCACGTTCCCGCTGCTGGTGGGGCTGGGGCTGCCCGGTGTCGCGGCCAACGTGAGCAACGCGCTGTCGGTGGCGCCCGGTTACGCGGCCGGCGCCGTGGCCAGCCGCCCCGAGCTGGGAGGGCAGGGCCGGCGCATCTGGTCGGTCGTGCCCACCATCGTGGCAGGCACACTGTGCGGCAGCTCTCTGCTCCTGTTCACCCCGCGGTCGGTGTTCGACGTCGTGGTCCCGTTCCTGTTGCTGCTCGCGGCCGCGATGATGGCCTTCCAATACAGGCTCAAAGCGCTGGCCGGGAGTCGCTCGTCGGGCGGCAGCACGGCGTACGTGCAAATCGCGGTTTTCCTGTGCGGCCTGTACGGCGGCTACTTCAACGCGGCCATGGGGCTGCTGCTGATCGCCGCGCTGGCGCTGGTGCTGGAGGAGCCGCTGCGGCGGATCGGGGCGCTCAAGAATGTCTTCTCGGCCGTGGTGGGCGTGACCACCGTGCTCACGTACAGCCTCTTCGGGCCGGTCAACTGGGCGGTCGTCGCCGTCCTGGCACCCGCCACCATCGTCGGCGGCGTGATCGGGGCGCGCATCGCCCTGCGCCTGCCGTCGGAGGCGCTGCGGTGGACGATCGTGGTGTTCGCCGTCGCCGTGGCCGTGATCCTGTTCGCCACATGA
- a CDS encoding deaminase: MDDARWMSRAVDLAGRSPRSSTAFAVGAVIVGADGSQIARGWSRDVDPLVHAEESALLRAGGDLTGATLYSSLEPCSKRASRPEATCTSLIIAAGIRRVAIAWREPDVFVTCEGVALLTAAGVEVVAMPEFAGRARAANTHLL; encoded by the coding sequence ATGGACGACGCCCGGTGGATGAGCCGCGCGGTGGATCTGGCCGGGCGGTCGCCGCGATCGTCGACGGCGTTCGCGGTGGGGGCCGTGATCGTGGGGGCGGACGGCTCGCAGATCGCCCGCGGGTGGTCACGGGACGTGGATCCGCTGGTCCACGCCGAGGAGTCTGCCCTGCTACGGGCCGGTGGAGACCTGACCGGGGCGACGCTCTACAGCAGCCTGGAGCCGTGCTCGAAGCGGGCGAGCCGCCCGGAAGCCACGTGCACGAGCCTGATCATCGCGGCCGGCATCCGGCGGGTGGCGATCGCGTGGCGCGAGCCGGACGTGTTCGTGACCTGCGAGGGCGTGGCGTTGCTGACGGCCGCGGGCGTGGAGGTCGTGGCGATGCCGGAGTTCGCGGGGCGGGCGCGGGCGGCCAACACCCACCTGCTCTGA
- a CDS encoding SAM-dependent methyltransferase codes for MSEQDRLGLRTDRPHPARVYDYLLGGKDNFAADREAAHKGLQANPDSRIPPRENRLFLRRAVRFLAEQGIDQFLDIGTGIPSAPNVHHVAQAINPRSRIVYVDNDPIVLAHARALLTSHPDGKTDYIDADLRDVDSILGSKTLRETLDLDRPVGLLLIAILHFIGDEHEPWDIVDRLLAVLPAGSYLALSHLTGDFRPEAWEHVTEVYRRQGVTMRVRPKAQIEQFFTGLEMVDPGLQILPAWHPELGEPTEQPPPSDGQVSVYGAVARKP; via the coding sequence ATGTCCGAACAAGACCGGCTGGGCCTGCGCACCGATCGCCCGCACCCGGCCCGGGTGTACGACTACCTGCTCGGCGGCAAGGACAACTTCGCGGCCGACCGCGAAGCGGCCCACAAAGGCTTGCAGGCCAACCCGGACAGCCGGATCCCTCCACGCGAGAACAGGCTTTTCCTGCGCCGGGCGGTGCGGTTCCTGGCCGAGCAGGGCATCGACCAGTTCCTCGACATCGGTACGGGTATCCCGAGCGCGCCGAACGTCCACCACGTCGCCCAGGCCATCAATCCCCGCTCACGGATCGTCTACGTGGACAACGACCCGATCGTCCTCGCCCACGCCCGTGCGCTGCTGACCAGCCACCCCGACGGCAAGACCGACTACATCGACGCGGACCTGCGGGACGTCGACTCGATCCTCGGCTCGAAGACCCTGCGCGAAACTCTCGACCTGGACCGCCCGGTCGGCCTGCTCCTCATCGCCATCCTGCATTTCATCGGCGACGAGCACGAGCCGTGGGACATTGTCGACCGTCTCCTGGCGGTGTTGCCGGCGGGCAGTTACCTGGCGTTGTCGCATTTGACCGGCGACTTCCGGCCGGAGGCTTGGGAACACGTGACGGAGGTTTACCGCCGGCAGGGTGTCACCATGAGGGTCCGTCCCAAGGCGCAGATCGAACAGTTCTTCACCGGCCTGGAAATGGTGGACCCGGGGCTGCAGATCCTGCCCGCATGGCACCCGGAGCTCGGTGAGCCCACCGAACAGCCGCCGCCGTCGGACGGGCAGGTCTCGGTCTACGGGGCGGTTGCCCGCAAACCCTAG
- a CDS encoding NACHT domain-containing protein encodes MQRLPFGDVDPLSAAIGFMSLLTGIVALLPALRPRIDAAQLAERLATAVHQEEQLALRQLCGAGERDTSIDVQFNHRPAPARDTQGARRHGQLRDVADYYQRLRPRRMAITGAPGAGKTVLALELMMAVLATRSADDPVPVRLSASTWTAGGAPLLEPGTGARLMRHWLTTHLVEVYKLSRRSARALVAAGRVLPVVDGLDELDATAQPGYTSRAGQALRVFNDYKAPMIVTCRSEHYDALSADHTWLHASARVEIRPVEPAKAREFIVSRTVHVDRWHTVLDRLVNDPHGPLAAALATPWRLTLAMAVYERRPHGTFTRDPQELVAPSLGTVDAVRDHLLGLFIPTVVNGNPDWPHDPARVHRWLAVLAGFLHHNATTERTVGGRRLSSTDIVPHELWPLAGFRRPRLIALGCLVPLWLIVAWSTRYADEGITPSWLALAASLVTLVHIGLVRTWTTPWPRPRQLNLSRLGSSRAAVDSCPDAWRVSRSAS; translated from the coding sequence TTGCAGCGGCTTCCGTTCGGCGATGTCGACCCGCTCAGCGCGGCGATCGGATTCATGTCCCTCCTGACCGGCATCGTCGCCTTGTTGCCCGCCCTCCGGCCCAGGATCGACGCCGCTCAGCTGGCCGAACGCCTGGCCACAGCTGTTCATCAGGAGGAGCAGCTGGCGCTTCGGCAACTGTGTGGGGCAGGTGAACGGGACACCTCCATCGACGTACAGTTCAATCACCGGCCCGCACCCGCCCGGGACACTCAAGGCGCCCGCCGCCACGGTCAACTACGCGACGTAGCGGACTACTACCAGAGACTGAGGCCACGCCGGATGGCAATCACCGGCGCGCCCGGCGCGGGCAAGACCGTACTGGCACTTGAGCTGATGATGGCGGTGCTGGCCACCCGCTCTGCCGACGACCCCGTGCCTGTGCGCCTGTCCGCCTCAACGTGGACGGCAGGCGGTGCCCCTCTGCTCGAACCGGGCACCGGTGCGCGGCTGATGCGACATTGGCTCACCACCCATCTGGTGGAGGTTTACAAGCTGTCCCGACGGTCGGCACGGGCGCTCGTGGCGGCGGGCAGGGTCCTGCCGGTTGTGGACGGTCTGGATGAGCTTGATGCCACCGCTCAGCCGGGCTACACATCGCGGGCGGGCCAGGCACTGCGGGTGTTCAACGACTACAAAGCGCCGATGATCGTCACCTGCCGCAGCGAACACTACGACGCCCTGAGCGCGGACCACACCTGGCTCCACGCTTCCGCCCGGGTGGAGATTCGCCCGGTCGAACCGGCGAAGGCTCGTGAATTCATCGTTTCCCGGACCGTTCACGTCGACCGGTGGCACACGGTGCTGGACCGTCTCGTCAACGACCCGCACGGCCCACTCGCCGCCGCGCTGGCCACCCCCTGGCGGCTCACGTTGGCAATGGCAGTCTACGAGCGACGTCCGCACGGGACGTTCACGAGGGACCCGCAGGAACTGGTGGCGCCCAGCCTCGGCACCGTGGACGCAGTCCGCGACCACCTTCTCGGGCTGTTCATCCCCACAGTCGTGAACGGCAACCCGGACTGGCCGCACGACCCGGCACGGGTACACCGCTGGCTGGCCGTCCTCGCCGGCTTCCTGCACCATAATGCGACCACCGAACGCACCGTCGGCGGTCGGCGGTTGTCGAGCACGGACATCGTCCCGCACGAACTCTGGCCGCTGGCCGGGTTCCGTCGCCCTCGCCTGATCGCCCTCGGGTGCCTCGTCCCGCTCTGGTTGATCGTGGCCTGGTCCACGCGGTATGCCGACGAGGGAATCACACCCAGCTGGCTGGCTCTGGCAGCCAGTCTCGTCACACTCGTCCACATCGGACTGGTCAGGACTTGGACGACACCCTGGCCGAGACCTCGTCAGCTGAACCTGAGCCGGCTCGGTTCCTCGCGCGCCGCCGTCGATTCCTGTCCGGATGCGTGGCGGGTTTCCCGCTCGGCATCGTGA
- a CDS encoding MFS transporter small subunit, translated as MSARLVVSWLLVAVLLGYGIIQTVITAAKLFE; from the coding sequence ATGAGCGCCCGCCTTGTTGTGTCCTGGCTGCTGGTGGCCGTGCTACTCGGCTACGGCATCATCCAGACCGTCATCACGGCAGCCAAACTCTTCGAATAG
- a CDS encoding OFA family MFS transporter translates to MSLLTRLDRERSVAPPGFSRWLIPPAALSVHLCIGQVYATSVYKNSFVSHFETSQTAIGIIFSIAIVMLGLSAAVGGTWVEKNGPRKAMFVSASFWAAGFLVGALGIATKQLWLVYLGYGVIGGIGLGIGYISPVSTLIKWFPDRPGLATGLAIMGFGGGALVASPASRQLLSFYDEGYDPNVATSVASGGALVALFLTLGIAYFVIMMFGVANIRVPAEGWRPDGWDPATVKEKPLVTTASVSAANAIKTRAFWLLWIVLFCNVTAGIGILEQASPMIQDFFRSNGVSSVSVAAAGGFVGVLSLFNMAGRFAWSSTSDVIGRKPIYMVYLGVGMVLYLLLATVGDAATALFVILAGIILSFYGGGFATVPAYLRDLFGTYQVGAIHGRLLTAWSAAGVAGPLIINGFLDAQGKPGTLTSSAYQPALFTMVGVLAVGFIANLVIRPVPSRYHEPALEKEVAA, encoded by the coding sequence TTGTCTCTACTGACCAGGCTCGACCGCGAACGTTCCGTGGCGCCGCCCGGCTTCAGCCGCTGGCTGATCCCGCCGGCCGCCCTGTCGGTGCACCTCTGCATCGGCCAGGTCTACGCGACCAGCGTGTACAAGAACTCCTTCGTCTCCCACTTTGAAACGTCCCAAACGGCGATCGGCATCATCTTCAGCATCGCGATCGTGATGCTCGGCCTGTCCGCGGCCGTCGGCGGCACCTGGGTCGAGAAGAACGGCCCCCGCAAGGCCATGTTCGTGTCGGCGTCGTTCTGGGCCGCGGGTTTCCTGGTCGGCGCGCTCGGCATCGCCACCAAGCAACTGTGGCTGGTGTACCTGGGTTACGGCGTGATCGGCGGCATCGGTCTCGGCATCGGCTACATCTCCCCGGTGTCCACGCTGATCAAGTGGTTCCCGGACCGCCCCGGCCTGGCGACCGGCCTCGCCATCATGGGCTTCGGCGGCGGTGCGCTGGTCGCCAGTCCCGCCTCACGCCAGTTGCTCTCGTTCTACGACGAGGGCTACGACCCCAACGTCGCCACCTCGGTCGCCTCCGGCGGAGCCCTGGTCGCGTTGTTCCTGACACTGGGCATCGCCTACTTCGTCATCATGATGTTCGGCGTCGCCAACATCCGGGTGCCCGCCGAAGGCTGGCGGCCCGACGGCTGGGACCCGGCCACCGTCAAGGAGAAGCCGCTGGTCACCACGGCCAGCGTGTCCGCCGCCAACGCGATCAAGACCCGTGCGTTCTGGCTGCTCTGGATCGTGCTGTTCTGCAACGTCACCGCCGGCATCGGCATCCTCGAGCAGGCCAGCCCGATGATCCAGGACTTCTTCCGCTCCAACGGCGTCTCCAGCGTCAGCGTCGCCGCCGCGGGCGGTTTCGTCGGCGTGCTGTCGCTGTTCAACATGGCCGGCCGGTTCGCCTGGTCGTCCACCTCCGACGTGATCGGCCGCAAACCCATCTACATGGTCTACCTGGGCGTAGGCATGGTCCTCTACCTGCTGCTCGCAACCGTCGGCGACGCCGCCACGGCCCTGTTCGTCATCCTGGCCGGCATCATCCTGTCCTTCTACGGCGGCGGGTTCGCCACAGTCCCGGCCTACCTGCGCGACCTCTTCGGCACCTACCAGGTAGGCGCCATCCACGGCCGCCTCCTCACCGCCTGGTCCGCCGCCGGCGTCGCAGGCCCCCTGATCATCAACGGTTTCCTCGACGCCCAGGGCAAACCCGGCACGCTGACCTCGTCGGCCTACCAGCCCGCCCTGTTCACGATGGTCGGCGTGCTGGCCGTCGGCTTCATCGCCAACCTCGTGATCCGCCCGGTGCCGTCGCGTTACCACGAGCCGGCCCTTGAGAAGGAGGTCGCAGCATGA
- a CDS encoding ABC transporter permease: protein MKRLTVGAWLVWGAVAFFLINLAGLIGAVVVNSVGQRWFDTWLPQGWTTHWYAGAWEEFGLFQVLVVTLEVALLVVAISVLVGVPASYVLARRSFPGRRVVYLLFLLPILMPPITYGIPLATVLYKYGFAGHLAGVVLANLVPSIPFVILTMTPFIEQIDQSVERAARMCGARTWQIFTRILAPLLVPGILAASILVLVRTVGMFELTFLTAGPDSQTLVVALYYSMSAAGIRAQQSVDAMAVLYTSSMLVLLVIALRFVNPTQLVARVKDDPD from the coding sequence GTGAAGCGCCTGACAGTGGGGGCCTGGCTCGTCTGGGGCGCGGTCGCCTTCTTCCTGATCAACCTGGCCGGCCTGATCGGCGCCGTGGTCGTGAACTCGGTCGGGCAACGCTGGTTCGACACGTGGCTGCCGCAGGGGTGGACGACCCACTGGTACGCCGGCGCGTGGGAAGAGTTCGGCCTGTTCCAGGTGCTGGTGGTGACGCTCGAGGTGGCGCTGCTGGTGGTGGCGATCTCGGTGCTGGTCGGGGTGCCCGCCTCGTACGTGCTGGCCCGCCGCTCGTTCCCCGGCCGCCGCGTGGTCTATCTGCTGTTCCTGCTCCCGATCCTGATGCCGCCCATCACGTACGGGATTCCGCTGGCAACCGTGCTCTACAAGTACGGCTTCGCCGGGCACCTGGCCGGGGTGGTGCTCGCCAACCTGGTGCCGTCGATCCCGTTCGTCATCCTCACCATGACGCCGTTCATCGAGCAGATCGACCAGTCCGTGGAACGGGCCGCCCGCATGTGCGGCGCTCGCACCTGGCAGATCTTCACCCGCATCCTGGCGCCGTTGCTGGTGCCGGGGATTCTGGCCGCTTCGATCCTGGTGCTGGTGCGGACCGTGGGGATGTTCGAGCTGACGTTCCTGACCGCGGGGCCGGACTCCCAGACGCTGGTGGTGGCCCTTTACTACTCGATGTCGGCGGCGGGGATCCGGGCGCAGCAGTCGGTGGACGCGATGGCTGTGCTCTACACGTCCTCGATGCTCGTGCTGCTCGTCATCGCGCTGCGCTTCGTGAACCCGACGCAGCTGGTGGCCCGGGTCAAGGACGACCCGGACTGA
- a CDS encoding ABC transporter permease — protein sequence MSGGTALRHRLAERGLDRQLLLLVPGLACVLALFIYPFAYGIGLSFQPASGGVLGAYRAFFTDAYQRDTIATTLGLSLPAAILNVAASVPIAYRMRGRFRGKRLLTTILVVPITLGTVLTAEGLLNYLGPTGWFNRALLGLGVIDEPVRLTNNYWGVFFSLVITGFPFAFLLILSYLSGIDPTLERAAATLGAGRWQRFSRITLPLLAPGLATTFCLTFVLAFSVFPSAVLVGDPAGSTRVVSIAAYHAAYEAYDYPLGSAIAVIMGVVELIVVAVVLGLRSLFYTGSTGGKG from the coding sequence ATGAGCGGCGGCACGGCCCTGCGGCACCGGCTGGCCGAGCGTGGCCTCGATCGGCAACTGCTGCTGCTCGTACCCGGTCTGGCCTGTGTCCTCGCGTTGTTCATCTACCCCTTCGCGTACGGGATCGGCCTGTCCTTCCAACCGGCGAGCGGGGGAGTGCTGGGGGCGTACCGGGCGTTCTTCACCGACGCCTACCAGCGCGACACCATCGCCACCACGCTCGGGCTGTCGCTGCCGGCGGCGATCCTCAACGTGGCGGCGTCGGTGCCGATCGCGTACCGGATGCGCGGCCGGTTCCGGGGCAAGCGGCTGCTCACCACGATCCTCGTCGTGCCGATCACGCTCGGGACCGTGCTGACCGCCGAGGGGCTGCTCAACTACCTCGGGCCGACCGGCTGGTTCAACCGCGCGCTGCTCGGCCTCGGGGTGATCGACGAGCCCGTACGCCTGACCAACAACTACTGGGGCGTGTTCTTCTCGCTGGTCATCACCGGGTTCCCGTTCGCGTTCCTGCTGATCCTGTCGTACCTGTCCGGCATCGACCCGACCCTGGAACGCGCGGCGGCCACCCTGGGCGCGGGCCGGTGGCAGCGGTTCAGCCGGATCACGCTGCCGCTGCTCGCACCCGGACTGGCCACGACGTTCTGCCTGACCTTCGTGCTGGCGTTCAGCGTGTTCCCGTCCGCGGTGCTGGTCGGCGACCCGGCCGGCTCGACCCGCGTGGTGTCGATCGCCGCCTACCACGCCGCGTACGAGGCCTACGACTATCCGCTGGGCAGCGCCATCGCCGTGATCATGGGCGTGGTCGAGCTCATCGTGGTGGCGGTCGTGCTGGGCCTGCGATCGCTGTTCTACACCGGCTCGACGGGAGGCAAGGGGTGA
- a CDS encoding ABC transporter ATP-binding protein — MTGFSELRLDGVRRRFGDRDALTGLNLTIRRGEFIALLGPSGCGKSTALNCLAGLLPLSEGSIWQDRTRLDTVPPERRGFGMVFQNYALFPHLSVRRNVSFGLQMRRLPRDEVRRRTDEAIKLVRLEEHAAKLPGQLSGGQQQRVAIARAIVLEPSLVLMDEPLSNLDAKLRLEMRTEIRRLHQSLGLTTVYVTHDQEEALSLADRLVVLRDGRVEQIGTPQELHNRPANRHVADFMGYRNLLPMKVKAAHGSTVTLEGGGLTLDGTAADAVAPGDDVVAAVRPEDLRAAAHGVPVTVEVVEYQGREFAVEARTTEGVALHLRSLERPAPGERITVTAAPSRVLVFAS; from the coding sequence GTGACCGGGTTCTCCGAGCTGCGCCTGGACGGGGTGCGCCGGCGCTTCGGCGACCGGGACGCGTTGACCGGGCTGAACCTGACGATCCGGCGGGGCGAGTTCATCGCCCTGCTGGGGCCGTCCGGCTGCGGCAAGTCGACCGCCCTGAACTGCCTCGCCGGGCTGCTGCCGCTGTCCGAGGGCAGCATCTGGCAGGACAGGACCCGCCTCGACACTGTGCCACCCGAGCGCCGCGGTTTCGGCATGGTCTTCCAGAATTACGCGTTGTTCCCCCATCTTTCCGTACGCCGGAACGTCTCGTTCGGCCTGCAGATGCGCCGCCTGCCCCGCGACGAGGTCCGTCGCCGCACCGACGAGGCGATCAAGCTCGTACGCCTCGAGGAGCACGCCGCCAAGCTGCCCGGTCAGCTCTCCGGCGGGCAGCAGCAGCGGGTCGCCATCGCCCGCGCGATCGTGCTCGAACCGTCGCTGGTGCTGATGGACGAGCCGTTGTCGAACCTGGACGCCAAGCTGCGCCTGGAGATGCGTACGGAGATCCGGAGGTTGCATCAGTCACTCGGCCTGACCACCGTCTATGTGACGCACGACCAGGAGGAGGCGCTGTCGCTGGCCGACCGTCTGGTGGTGCTGCGCGACGGCCGGGTCGAGCAGATCGGCACCCCGCAGGAACTGCACAACCGGCCCGCCAACCGGCACGTCGCCGACTTCATGGGCTACCGCAACCTGCTTCCGATGAAGGTGAAAGCGGCGCACGGTTCGACGGTCACCCTGGAGGGCGGGGGCCTGACGCTCGACGGCACCGCGGCGGACGCTGTCGCACCCGGGGACGACGTGGTGGCGGCCGTCCGGCCCGAGGACCTGCGCGCCGCCGCACACGGGGTGCCGGTGACGGTCGAGGTCGTCGAGTACCAGGGGCGGGAGTTCGCGGTGGAGGCCCGTACGACCGAAGGGGTTGCCCTGCACTTGAGATCCCTCGAACGCCCGGCGCCGGGGGAGCGGATCACGGTCACCGCCGCTCCGTCGCGAGTGCTGGTGTTCGCGTCATGA